A single Sutterella megalosphaeroides DNA region contains:
- the glnE gene encoding bifunctional [glutamate--ammonia ligase]-adenylyl-L-tyrosine phosphorylase/[glutamate--ammonia-ligase] adenylyltransferase: MARPTLDDIPKLSRFVERTLSAEGLVDEPRRRARLEAWAASPVTREALAERLDRAETSEALARLLREVRRDLMAALVVRNATGAADYFEVVRTMSDFAEEAVARTVAVHVREAAARYGVPFGASGEPADLLVVGMGKLGGRELNVSSDIDLIFLYNEDGETRPTEEFSDARRTLSVQEFYERAARRIIPALNDIEGPGFVFRVDMRLRPNGESGPIVGSSDMLEEYLYAQGRDWERFAWLKGRIVNRPVFSSPDVFARHAATVASIVRPFVFRKYLDFGAIASLTKLHEMVRAETDRRELARGLEGVNVKLGRGGIREIEFITQTQQVIRGGRDERLRGKETLAMLSALADEGVVPRETARRLREEYVFLRDVEHALQYVDDQQTQWLPRSGEVLERAAGLLGLTPEALWERIESVREFVARAFDSVFQVGAEKASGTSGWPVGWYTGTSTARSALGARLLELGYPEEHLAELSERIAALVTSRMALRSEEAQGRMRRLVEFVVEKAPSWCGAASARILPPAEVLGRYLKLLEAIAGRSTYVALLYQYPRAAERVGRVLAASRWSADYMVRHPIVLDELVDGRIREMDDFSPVDWSAWRDELHRSLRAAEGDVERQMNLLRDAHHAAVFRLLIADLDGHFTVERLADQLSALADATVAETVELAWASVVDDPEVRPARFAVIGYGKLGGKELGYQSDLDLVFVYDDPDPDADRLYSRLVRRMMSWLTVQTSSGKLFDVDLRLRPNGENGLAVCSFDAFSRYQRNADGNGAWFWEHQALTRARFVAGDAALGERFERERCEVLRMPRTPESVRADVLSMREKMLEGHPNRSEAFDLKHDRGGMVDVEFAVQCLVLTHAATHPELMNNFGNILLLEMAARSGLVDEQSALEAVAAYRRYRMLQHEIRLNAGEGMPARVPRELVADEIRAVRSLWRTVFETDGPERA, encoded by the coding sequence ATGGCTCGTCCGACGCTCGACGACATTCCGAAACTTTCCCGATTCGTGGAGCGTACGCTCTCGGCCGAAGGGCTCGTCGACGAGCCCCGCCGCCGCGCCCGACTCGAAGCCTGGGCCGCCTCGCCAGTGACGCGCGAAGCGTTGGCCGAGCGGCTCGATCGGGCCGAAACGTCCGAGGCGCTCGCGAGGCTACTTCGCGAAGTGCGTCGCGACCTCATGGCCGCGCTCGTCGTGCGCAACGCCACCGGCGCGGCCGACTATTTCGAGGTGGTCCGAACGATGAGCGACTTCGCCGAAGAGGCGGTCGCGCGCACGGTGGCGGTTCACGTGCGGGAAGCGGCCGCGCGTTACGGCGTTCCCTTCGGCGCCTCGGGCGAGCCCGCCGACCTGCTCGTGGTCGGCATGGGCAAGCTCGGCGGCCGGGAGCTCAACGTCTCTTCCGACATCGACCTCATTTTTCTCTACAACGAAGACGGCGAAACGCGGCCGACGGAGGAATTTTCCGACGCGCGCCGCACGCTGAGCGTGCAGGAGTTCTACGAGCGCGCGGCCCGACGGATCATCCCCGCGCTCAACGACATCGAGGGGCCGGGCTTCGTGTTTCGCGTCGACATGCGCTTGAGGCCCAACGGCGAATCGGGTCCCATCGTGGGCTCAAGCGACATGCTGGAGGAATACCTCTACGCGCAGGGGCGCGACTGGGAGCGCTTCGCGTGGCTCAAAGGCCGCATCGTCAATCGGCCCGTCTTCTCAAGTCCCGACGTCTTTGCGCGGCACGCGGCGACCGTCGCCTCGATCGTGCGGCCCTTCGTTTTCCGGAAGTACCTCGACTTCGGCGCGATCGCGTCGCTCACGAAACTCCATGAAATGGTCCGTGCGGAAACGGACCGGCGGGAACTCGCGCGCGGCCTCGAAGGCGTCAACGTGAAGCTCGGCCGCGGCGGGATCCGCGAAATCGAATTCATCACCCAAACGCAGCAGGTGATCCGCGGCGGTCGCGACGAACGGCTGCGCGGCAAGGAAACGCTCGCCATGCTTTCGGCCCTTGCCGACGAAGGGGTTGTTCCCCGCGAAACGGCGCGACGCCTGCGGGAGGAGTACGTCTTTTTGCGCGACGTGGAGCACGCGCTGCAGTACGTCGACGACCAACAAACGCAGTGGCTGCCCCGCTCGGGGGAGGTCCTCGAACGAGCGGCGGGGCTCCTGGGCCTTACCCCCGAAGCGCTCTGGGAGCGGATCGAATCCGTTCGGGAATTCGTCGCGCGTGCGTTTGACAGCGTCTTTCAGGTCGGGGCCGAAAAAGCCTCGGGCACCTCGGGCTGGCCCGTCGGTTGGTACACGGGAACGAGTACCGCGCGCTCGGCGCTCGGCGCGCGACTGCTCGAACTCGGTTACCCCGAAGAGCACCTCGCGGAACTCTCCGAGCGCATCGCCGCGCTCGTCACCTCCCGCATGGCTCTGCGCTCCGAAGAGGCGCAGGGACGCATGCGCCGACTCGTCGAATTCGTCGTTGAGAAAGCGCCCTCCTGGTGCGGCGCCGCAAGCGCCCGGATTCTGCCGCCCGCCGAAGTGCTCGGGCGCTACCTGAAGCTCCTCGAAGCGATTGCGGGGCGCTCGACCTACGTGGCGCTTCTCTACCAGTACCCGCGGGCGGCCGAGCGCGTCGGGCGCGTGCTCGCGGCAAGCCGTTGGAGCGCCGACTACATGGTGCGCCATCCGATCGTACTCGACGAACTCGTCGACGGGCGCATTCGCGAGATGGACGATTTTTCGCCCGTCGACTGGAGCGCGTGGCGCGACGAGCTGCACCGGTCGCTGCGCGCGGCCGAGGGCGACGTCGAACGTCAGATGAACCTTTTGCGCGACGCGCACCACGCGGCCGTCTTCCGGCTTCTCATCGCCGACCTCGACGGGCACTTCACGGTGGAGCGCCTCGCCGATCAGCTCTCGGCCTTGGCGGACGCAACGGTTGCCGAAACGGTCGAACTCGCCTGGGCGAGCGTCGTCGACGACCCGGAAGTGCGTCCCGCGCGCTTTGCGGTGATCGGCTACGGGAAGCTCGGCGGCAAAGAGCTCGGCTACCAGAGCGACCTCGATCTGGTGTTCGTCTACGACGATCCGGATCCGGACGCCGACCGGCTCTACAGCCGGCTCGTGCGGCGCATGATGAGTTGGCTCACGGTGCAGACCTCGTCCGGCAAGCTCTTCGACGTCGACCTGCGCCTGCGCCCGAACGGGGAAAACGGCCTTGCGGTCTGCTCCTTCGACGCGTTTTCGCGCTACCAGCGCAACGCCGACGGGAACGGCGCCTGGTTCTGGGAGCATCAGGCCCTTACCCGCGCGCGCTTCGTGGCGGGCGACGCCGCGCTCGGCGAACGGTTCGAACGCGAACGGTGCGAAGTGCTTCGAATGCCCCGCACGCCCGAGAGCGTGCGCGCGGACGTCCTTTCCATGCGCGAGAAAATGCTCGAAGGGCACCCCAACCGCTCCGAAGCGTTCGACCTGAAGCACGATCGGGGCGGCATGGTGGACGTGGAGTTTGCGGTGCAGTGCCTCGTTCTGACGCACGCCGCGACGCACCCCGAGCTCATGAACAATTTCGGCAACATCCTGCTTTTGGAGATGGCAGCCCGCTCGGGGTTGGTCGACGAGCAGTCGGCGCTCGAAGCGGTGGCCGCCTACCGGCGCTATCGCATGCTGCAGCACGAAATCCGCCTCAACGCCGGGGAAGGCATGCCCGCGCGGGTTCCGCGCGAACTCGTCGCGGACGAAATTCGGGCCGTGCGCTCGCTCTGGCGTACGGTTTTCGAAACGGACGGCCCCGAGCGCGCCTGA